A single Myxococcales bacterium DNA region contains:
- a CDS encoding J domain-containing protein, which yields MSAHEHIAGLGPKTTKPQLNTAADLRTLRLSPTEGFVLSRVDGYTSYGDICNLTGLGAPATLDILKKLKAVGVIFNPGEVPIVPSPIPAPAPPPPAPEPPARGRKPTAPPDSVLARLDDGSPVDPVALEEGPDLDELVKMRLLRVSRRLPSLAPHELLGVPADADAKTLKKAYFAASKELHPDRFFGKNLGTFRSLLERLFRAISEAFETLEKKHG from the coding sequence GTGAGCGCCCACGAACACATCGCGGGCCTCGGCCCCAAAACGACCAAGCCGCAGCTGAACACCGCCGCGGATCTACGCACGTTGCGCTTGTCGCCCACGGAGGGCTTCGTCCTGTCCCGCGTGGATGGGTACACGAGCTACGGCGACATCTGCAACCTCACGGGTCTGGGCGCGCCCGCCACCCTCGACATCCTGAAGAAGCTCAAGGCGGTGGGGGTGATCTTCAACCCGGGGGAGGTGCCCATCGTCCCCTCGCCCATCCCGGCTCCCGCACCGCCACCGCCAGCCCCGGAGCCCCCCGCGCGGGGCCGCAAGCCCACGGCGCCCCCCGACTCCGTGTTGGCGCGGCTCGACGACGGCTCGCCCGTGGATCCCGTGGCTCTCGAAGAGGGGCCCGACCTCGACGAGCTGGTGAAGATGCGCCTCCTGCGCGTATCCCGGCGCCTGCCCTCCTTGGCGCCGCACGAGCTCCTGGGCGTGCCGGCCGACGCCGACGCCAAAACGCTCAAAAAAGCGTATTTTGCCGCGAGCAAGGAGCTGCATCCGGATCGCTTTTTCGGCAAGAATCTGGGCACGTTCCGGTCACTGCTCGAGCGCCTGTTTCGGGCGATCTCGGAGGCCTTCGAGACCCTGGAGAAGAAACATGGCTGA
- the argF gene encoding ornithine carbamoyltransferase — protein sequence MAQKRDFLGFDDLRPGELEALLLRAEELRFLRGTRTPHATRQGSVVALVFEKASTRTRASFEIGVKELGGHALVLGRHDSQLGRGEPIKDTARVLSGYCHAIMIRTFGHEVAQELAAYASVPVINGLTDLLHPCQLLADLQTVLAHFGGPRKVGAGPVDAGAVLAARTYAWVGDGNNMANSWIEAAGTLGLDLAIACPEGYDPDPRLLETVQKRGRGRVTIVRDPKEAVAGRHVVSTDVFASMGQEAEAAERLRAFKGFCVDEDLMRLASPEAIVLHCLPAHRGEEIAEAVFEGPQSLVWRQAENRLHAQKALLEFLLPPS from the coding sequence ATGGCGCAGAAACGAGATTTTTTGGGCTTCGACGATCTGCGGCCGGGTGAGCTCGAGGCTCTGCTGCTGAGGGCCGAGGAGCTGCGGTTTTTGCGCGGCACCCGTACGCCGCACGCCACCCGCCAGGGCAGCGTGGTGGCGCTGGTGTTCGAGAAGGCCAGCACGCGCACGCGCGCCAGCTTCGAGATCGGGGTGAAGGAGCTCGGAGGCCATGCTCTGGTGCTGGGGCGCCACGATTCACAGCTGGGGCGTGGCGAGCCCATCAAGGACACGGCCCGGGTGCTCTCGGGTTACTGCCACGCCATCATGATCCGAACGTTCGGCCACGAGGTGGCACAGGAGCTGGCGGCTTACGCGTCGGTGCCGGTGATCAATGGCCTCACGGACCTGCTGCACCCCTGCCAGCTGTTGGCCGACCTGCAGACCGTGCTCGCTCACTTCGGCGGACCGCGCAAGGTGGGCGCGGGGCCTGTCGATGCAGGTGCCGTGCTGGCCGCGCGCACGTACGCGTGGGTGGGCGACGGCAACAACATGGCGAACTCCTGGATCGAGGCGGCCGGAACGCTGGGCCTCGATCTGGCGATTGCCTGTCCCGAGGGCTACGACCCCGACCCGCGGCTGCTCGAGACCGTGCAAAAGCGGGGGCGCGGCCGCGTGACCATCGTGCGGGATCCGAAGGAAGCCGTGGCGGGCCGCCACGTGGTGTCCACCGACGTCTTCGCGTCGATGGGCCAGGAAGCGGAAGCGGCCGAGCGCCTCCGTGCCTTCAAGGGCTTCTGCGTGGACGAAGACCTCATGCGGCTCGCCAGCCCCGAGGCGATCGTGCTGCATTGCCTGCCCGCGCACCGGGGCGAGGAGATCGCGGAGGCCGTCTTCGAGGGGCCGCAGAGTCTCGTGTGGCGTCAGGCCGAAAACCGCCTGCACGCCCAAAAGGCGCTGCTGGAGTTCCTACTGCCGCCGTCGTGA
- a CDS encoding acetylornithine transaminase, producing MSTSTDLMAAAEKLLLKNYRQAPLVMSRGQGCALWDAEGRRYLDMTAGIAVCALGHGHKGLADAVAAQAATLIHTSNLYFVETQLRFAEALGKRAFKGRMFFCNSGAEANEAALKIARRYQVTVKAEPHRTQIIAFEGSFHGRTVGALSVTGQPKYREGFGPLLPDVTFVPYGDVEAIRAAVGPRTCAVIIEPIAAEGGILVPPPGYLQELRKLCTARGALLLFDEVQTGVGRTGTFYAFEKEGVVPDVVTLAKGIAGGVPMGVMLASEEVARAFEPGTHASTFGGNPLASAAALYLQQAIDELGLLEHCQEMGAYLGAALSRLAERRRPKTKGARGRGLLQGLVLEGDAAALVAKARDRGLLLSVAGGHVVRFVPALVVTKEEIDEAISILDDVLVAAP from the coding sequence ATGTCGACCTCGACCGACCTGATGGCGGCAGCCGAAAAGCTGCTCCTGAAAAACTACCGGCAGGCTCCCCTCGTGATGAGCCGCGGGCAGGGGTGCGCGCTGTGGGACGCCGAGGGCCGGCGCTACCTCGACATGACGGCGGGGATCGCCGTATGCGCTCTCGGCCATGGGCACAAGGGGCTCGCCGACGCCGTGGCGGCCCAAGCGGCCACGCTGATTCACACATCGAATCTCTACTTTGTTGAGACCCAGCTCCGGTTCGCCGAGGCGCTCGGCAAACGGGCTTTCAAGGGGCGCATGTTTTTTTGCAACTCGGGGGCCGAGGCGAACGAAGCTGCGCTCAAGATCGCGCGTCGCTATCAGGTAACGGTGAAGGCCGAGCCCCACCGCACCCAGATCATCGCCTTCGAGGGCAGCTTCCACGGCCGGACCGTCGGGGCGCTGTCGGTGACCGGACAGCCGAAGTATCGGGAAGGCTTCGGCCCCCTGCTCCCCGATGTCACGTTCGTTCCCTACGGCGATGTGGAAGCGATTCGGGCCGCGGTGGGCCCGCGCACGTGCGCCGTGATCATCGAGCCGATCGCGGCCGAGGGCGGCATTTTGGTGCCCCCGCCCGGCTATTTGCAGGAGCTGCGCAAGCTGTGTACCGCCCGGGGCGCGCTTTTGCTCTTCGACGAAGTGCAGACGGGGGTCGGGCGCACGGGCACCTTCTACGCTTTCGAGAAGGAAGGCGTGGTGCCCGACGTCGTCACGCTGGCCAAGGGAATCGCCGGAGGTGTGCCCATGGGCGTGATGCTGGCCTCGGAGGAGGTGGCACGCGCCTTCGAGCCGGGCACCCACGCCTCCACGTTCGGAGGCAACCCTCTTGCCAGCGCGGCCGCGCTTTACCTGCAACAGGCCATCGACGAGCTCGGGCTGCTCGAACACTGCCAGGAGATGGGCGCGTACCTGGGTGCGGCCCTGTCCCGGCTTGCCGAGCGGCGGCGCCCGAAGACCAAGGGCGCGCGGGGTCGCGGTTTGCTGCAGGGGCTGGTGCTCGAGGGCGACGCCGCGGCGCTCGTGGCCAAGGCCCGGGATCGAGGCTTGTTGTTGTCGGTCGCCGGTGGCCACGTGGTCCGCTTCGTGCCTGCGTTGGTGGTGACCAAGGAAGAAATCGACGAGGCCATCAGCATTCTCGACGACGTGCTGGTCGCCGCCCCCTAG
- a CDS encoding RNA polymerase sigma factor, whose protein sequence is MAASLNRKEVEALFRTYGPLVRRRARSILGDDAEADDATQEVFVKVLASLEAFRGESLPSTWLYRITTNLCLNRIRDTRRHRGRLDELTVSRQAHVASERPTAGAGPEGRLALQTVLDTVPPELAEVAVYYHVDGMEQEEISVLMGVARRTVGYRLERFREEARKLLGMPPLASKDSPQSPPRVADEAAVVGRNGRE, encoded by the coding sequence GTGGCCGCATCGCTGAACAGAAAGGAGGTCGAGGCGCTGTTCCGCACCTACGGACCCCTGGTGCGGCGAAGGGCCCGCAGCATCTTGGGCGACGACGCCGAGGCCGACGACGCCACGCAGGAGGTCTTCGTGAAGGTGCTCGCGTCCCTCGAGGCTTTCCGGGGAGAAAGCCTGCCCTCGACCTGGCTTTATCGCATCACGACCAACCTCTGCCTGAACCGCATTCGGGACACCCGACGCCACCGGGGGCGGCTCGACGAGCTCACGGTGTCTCGACAAGCCCACGTGGCCTCGGAGCGGCCGACCGCAGGCGCCGGTCCCGAAGGCCGGCTGGCGCTGCAAACCGTTTTGGACACGGTGCCCCCCGAGCTTGCGGAGGTGGCGGTTTATTACCACGTGGACGGCATGGAGCAGGAGGAGATCTCGGTGCTGATGGGCGTAGCGCGGCGCACGGTGGGCTACCGACTCGAACGGTTTCGGGAAGAGGCGCGAAAACTGCTGGGCATGCCCCCCTTGGCCTCGAAAGATTCGCCACAATCGCCACCGCGGGTTGCCGATGAGGCCGCGGTCGTGGGTCGAAACGGACGGGAGTGA
- a CDS encoding DUF4384 domain-containing protein: METETTGEMKLAEAYASRRLGRECLSDLQLDQLALGELGGVEGDRARLHVTQCPVCEAAHNRLEEERRRFSREVDVSQVAAAILQASHRVDEGVLRRGLRSWILPSAVTAAAFGGLLLLARPVARPVDPRPAAEAGAEAVRAKGGGFALATYVLYAGQEQPGTLHLGEALRAGDRVQFRVTAPRDSYLAVLSVDPQGEVSVFHPPGPEAAFVPAGRDLPLGTAVELDAGPGPETVVALFCDEPRLVADLVQALAPGAPSGSAEGPHVGRLPCTEVRTRLPKAPSPP, encoded by the coding sequence ATGGAGACCGAAACAACAGGTGAGATGAAGCTTGCCGAGGCGTACGCGTCCCGGCGGCTCGGGCGGGAGTGTCTTTCGGATCTACAGCTCGACCAGCTCGCGCTCGGAGAACTTGGTGGGGTGGAAGGCGACCGGGCCCGGCTTCACGTCACGCAGTGCCCGGTCTGCGAGGCCGCCCACAACCGGCTCGAGGAGGAGCGGCGGCGGTTCTCTCGGGAGGTGGACGTGTCCCAGGTGGCCGCGGCGATCCTTCAGGCTAGCCACCGCGTGGACGAGGGTGTGCTTCGTCGGGGGCTGCGCAGCTGGATCCTGCCGAGCGCCGTCACGGCTGCGGCCTTCGGGGGCCTGCTGCTTCTGGCCCGGCCCGTGGCCCGGCCCGTGGATCCCAGGCCCGCTGCCGAGGCAGGGGCCGAAGCGGTGCGCGCCAAGGGCGGAGGCTTTGCCCTTGCCACCTACGTGCTTTACGCCGGGCAAGAGCAACCGGGGACCCTGCACCTCGGCGAGGCGCTGCGCGCGGGCGATCGGGTGCAGTTCCGCGTGACCGCCCCCCGGGACAGCTACCTGGCTGTGCTCTCGGTCGATCCGCAGGGGGAGGTTTCCGTGTTCCATCCTCCGGGTCCCGAGGCCGCCTTCGTTCCGGCGGGGCGCGACCTGCCGCTCGGCACCGCCGTGGAGCTCGATGCAGGTCCGGGACCCGAGACCGTCGTGGCCCTCTTCTGCGACGAGCCCCGCCTCGTGGCGGACCTGGTGCAGGCCCTAGCGCCGGGCGCGCCCTCCGGCTCTGCCGAGGGCCCCCACGTGGGCCGGCTGCCGTGCACGGAAGTCCGCACCCGCCTGCCCAAAGCGCCCTCCCCGCCTTGA
- a CDS encoding caspase family protein — MFSRRSARHALALSLSCVALCASQDVWAAVERYALLVGVNHGHARDVPLQYAESDVDAVAETLEAVGGYRSDRIVRLKNANATEVRNALMDLNLAMQRDMRAGGEGILFVYYSGHGSGGELHMNGTSLGTDEFSKLVRLSPAKLKLLMLDACRAGALTRVKGGRQVEPFQIGLSEELRNEGFAVITSSAAGEDAQESDALRSSVFSHHFLAALRGLGDANRDQLVTLSEAYAYAYAQSLRTSMTTVVGMQHATFDYDLRGRADPVLADLQQPSVQGELTFVDVGEYLMVPVGGPGPLVEAHVREPRTRLRLAAGTYTVRMRTPRRILEAEVALTSGSRLDLASDDMRPLPPALAVRKGEVAATLVHGPSVAGALHGPVAPGFSPTLGAQFGWALEFAHITLVPRLSFGRAEPLRVPDQVLSHRLTEFGFDLAALYVFDLGPVSVAPLAALGTTLFSQTVERTDGTRVARPLALVSSVGVWASWPLGLGVSLETSAELTAFFLRRQPDAQDLAPVASQPESGVPTYRLSLGLGYRY; from the coding sequence ATGTTCTCCCGTCGTTCCGCCCGCCACGCCCTGGCGCTGTCGTTGTCGTGCGTCGCCCTGTGCGCGTCGCAAGACGTGTGGGCCGCGGTTGAGCGCTACGCCCTGCTCGTGGGCGTCAACCACGGACACGCACGGGACGTACCCCTGCAATACGCCGAATCGGACGTCGACGCCGTGGCCGAAACGCTGGAGGCCGTGGGCGGCTACCGCAGCGACAGGATCGTCCGTCTCAAAAACGCCAACGCCACCGAGGTGCGCAACGCCCTCATGGACCTGAACCTCGCGATGCAAAGGGACATGAGGGCCGGCGGGGAGGGCATTTTGTTCGTGTACTACTCGGGCCACGGCTCCGGGGGCGAGCTGCACATGAACGGCACGAGCCTGGGCACCGACGAATTCTCGAAGCTCGTGCGCCTCTCGCCGGCCAAGCTGAAGCTGCTGATGCTCGACGCCTGCCGTGCGGGTGCGCTCACGCGGGTCAAGGGGGGGCGGCAGGTCGAGCCGTTTCAGATCGGCCTGTCCGAGGAGCTGCGCAACGAAGGCTTCGCCGTCATCACGTCGTCGGCGGCGGGGGAAGACGCGCAGGAATCGGACGCCCTGCGCTCGTCCGTGTTCAGCCACCACTTCCTGGCGGCGCTGCGGGGCTTGGGCGATGCGAACCGGGATCAACTCGTCACGCTGAGTGAAGCCTATGCCTACGCGTACGCCCAGTCCCTGCGCACCTCGATGACGACGGTGGTGGGCATGCAGCACGCCACCTTCGACTACGACCTGCGGGGGCGTGCCGACCCGGTCCTCGCCGATCTGCAGCAGCCCTCGGTGCAAGGGGAGCTGACCTTCGTGGACGTGGGCGAGTACCTGATGGTCCCGGTGGGCGGCCCGGGCCCGCTCGTCGAGGCGCACGTCAGGGAACCGCGCACGCGGCTCCGGCTCGCCGCCGGCACCTATACGGTGCGCATGCGCACGCCCCGGCGCATCCTGGAAGCCGAAGTGGCTCTGACGAGCGGTAGCCGCCTCGATCTGGCGAGCGACGACATGCGCCCCTTGCCGCCCGCGTTGGCCGTGCGCAAGGGCGAGGTGGCCGCCACGCTGGTTCATGGTCCGTCTGTGGCGGGGGCCCTGCACGGCCCGGTGGCCCCGGGCTTTTCCCCCACCTTGGGCGCTCAGTTTGGCTGGGCCCTGGAGTTCGCGCACATCACCCTGGTGCCGCGTCTTTCGTTCGGTCGGGCCGAGCCGCTCCGTGTGCCGGATCAGGTGCTGTCGCACCGCCTGACCGAGTTCGGCTTCGACCTGGCCGCCCTGTATGTGTTCGATCTGGGCCCCGTCTCCGTGGCGCCGCTCGCGGCCCTGGGCACCACGCTCTTTTCTCAAACGGTCGAACGCACCGACGGGACCCGGGTGGCGCGGCCGCTGGCGCTGGTGAGCAGCGTGGGGGTGTGGGCCAGCTGGCCGCTGGGGTTGGGTGTTTCGCTGGAGACGTCGGCAGAGCTGACCGCGTTTTTTCTGCGGCGGCAGCCGGACGCGCAGGACCTGGCCCCGGTGGCCTCCCAGCCGGAGTCAGGGGTGCCCACCTACCGTCTGTCGCTGGGGCTCGGGTACCGATACTGA
- a CDS encoding HDOD domain-containing protein produces MADKPLIGAHVGGYRLVTELGSGGMGTVYFAEHLLIGRRAAIKLLNADCAADEDLVARFLTEARAVNDIRHPNVVEITDLGQLDNRPFIVMELLEGETLGERLEREGSLSETTVVRMARQMCSALGTAHERGVIHRDLKPENIFLTNHPDYPDYVKLLDFGVAKLVGPHRAGKLTKAGMLLGTPAYMSPEQCMGEEAIGPASDIYALGVVLYECVCGRPPFMAETLNQLIIAHATQPPVPPIERNEALAPWLDALILQMLAKAPADRPRSMHEVRLRLDPEAQKRPVAAPATARPALSLEEIERREAIEAQFVVDKLSQLLLKRLDDDRLALPSMPGIAAECLQVLRDPIQTFASVAQVVSRDPHLASRVLKLANSAAFQRRLAAVTIEQAISRIGTEGLTAALVEFSLHEVFVSRNQQIRSAFRGMWEHALAVALLSKDLAAVHAKGQVDPNTAYLGGLLHDVGKPVVASFLLEAEKMMDPDTAKTEWLTESVWKRVIDGSHRTVGQALARKWELANEVAEAVGSSHAYDVTRPRTCANLVRLANALAKREGIYVGNPSPAEIHDAIGGGRTLLALDDAALARVCNNLYGRVGTLVDGDRGKASADKHTVATK; encoded by the coding sequence GTGGCAGACAAGCCGTTGATTGGTGCGCACGTGGGCGGTTACCGCCTGGTGACGGAACTCGGCAGCGGGGGCATGGGCACCGTGTACTTCGCCGAGCACTTGCTCATCGGCCGGCGCGCCGCGATCAAGCTTCTCAACGCCGACTGCGCCGCCGATGAAGACCTGGTCGCCCGCTTTTTGACGGAAGCCCGCGCGGTCAACGACATCCGCCATCCCAACGTCGTCGAGATCACCGACCTTGGCCAGCTCGACAACCGGCCCTTCATCGTCATGGAGTTGCTGGAAGGGGAGACGCTCGGCGAGCGCCTCGAGCGGGAGGGGTCGCTGTCGGAGACGACGGTTGTGCGCATGGCCCGCCAGATGTGTTCGGCGCTGGGTACGGCGCACGAGCGCGGCGTCATCCACCGCGACCTCAAGCCCGAAAACATCTTCCTCACGAACCACCCCGACTATCCCGACTACGTGAAGCTCCTGGACTTCGGCGTCGCGAAACTCGTGGGCCCTCACCGTGCGGGCAAGTTGACGAAGGCCGGGATGCTGCTGGGAACGCCCGCGTACATGTCCCCCGAGCAGTGCATGGGAGAGGAAGCGATCGGGCCTGCGAGCGACATCTACGCGCTCGGCGTGGTGCTCTACGAGTGCGTTTGTGGCCGGCCGCCCTTCATGGCCGAGACGCTGAACCAACTCATCATCGCCCACGCCACGCAGCCACCTGTGCCCCCGATCGAACGCAACGAAGCGCTCGCCCCCTGGCTGGACGCGCTCATCCTGCAGATGCTCGCGAAGGCGCCTGCGGACCGCCCCCGGAGCATGCACGAGGTTCGGCTGAGGCTGGACCCCGAGGCGCAGAAGAGGCCCGTGGCGGCACCCGCAACCGCCCGCCCGGCGCTGTCGCTCGAGGAGATCGAGCGCCGCGAGGCCATCGAGGCGCAGTTCGTCGTCGACAAGCTGAGCCAGCTTCTCTTGAAGCGGCTCGACGACGACCGTCTGGCTTTGCCCAGCATGCCCGGCATCGCCGCCGAGTGCCTGCAAGTGCTCCGGGATCCCATCCAGACCTTTGCTTCCGTGGCCCAGGTCGTCAGCCGGGATCCGCACCTCGCTTCTCGCGTGCTCAAGCTGGCCAACAGCGCCGCCTTTCAGCGGCGGCTTGCCGCGGTCACCATCGAGCAAGCGATCAGCCGCATCGGTACCGAAGGGCTCACGGCCGCTTTGGTGGAGTTTTCCCTGCACGAGGTCTTCGTGTCCCGCAACCAGCAGATCCGCTCGGCGTTCCGGGGCATGTGGGAACATGCGCTCGCGGTGGCGCTGCTGTCGAAGGACCTTGCCGCCGTGCACGCCAAGGGCCAGGTGGATCCCAACACCGCTTATCTCGGCGGCCTGCTCCACGACGTCGGCAAACCCGTGGTGGCGTCCTTCCTGCTCGAGGCCGAAAAGATGATGGATCCCGACACGGCCAAAACCGAGTGGCTGACCGAATCGGTCTGGAAGCGGGTGATCGATGGCTCTCATCGCACGGTGGGGCAGGCCCTTGCCCGCAAGTGGGAGCTGGCCAACGAGGTTGCGGAAGCGGTGGGCTCCTCGCATGCCTACGATGTGACACGCCCCCGCACCTGCGCGAACCTCGTCAGGCTGGCGAACGCGCTCGCGAAACGGGAGGGCATCTACGTGGGCAACCCCTCGCCCGCCGAGATTCACGACGCCATCGGCGGGGGGCGCACGCTCTTGGCCCTCGACGACGCCGCCCTCGCCCGTGTGTGCAACAACCTGTACGGACGGGTCGGCACCCTCGTGGATGGCGATCGCGGCAAGGCCAGCGCCGACAAGCACACCGTCGCGACGAAGTGA